From Micromonospora echinaurantiaca:
AGCCGCGCCACTGGCGCTGCGACCACTCGCCGGGCCAGCCGCCGCCCGGGGCGATGTCGGCCACCTGCACCCGGACCACGCCGTCGGGCCGGACCGTCACGTCGGTGAGCCACTGCGGCATCTCCAGCGCGGTGGCCACCACCCGGCCCAGGGTGACCACCTTGCCGGCGGCGTCGCGGTCGAACACCACGACCTGTTCCGGCCCGCCGGTGCCGAGCAGGCAGTGCACCAGCGCGACCGTCTCGGTGGCGCCGTCGCCGTCGACGTCGCCGTACGCCAGCCGTTGCAGCACGTTGGTCTGGTCGCGGTTCGCCGTGCCGACCAGCCGGGTGTCGGTGACCGGGCAGCTCGGTCCGGGTCGCCAGGCCGGCAGCGACACCGGCGTGGCGAGCAGTTGCGCGCGGCTGATCCGGCCGTCCGGCACCGCCGCTGCCGGGCTGGCGCTGGTCGGCGCCGCCGACGGGCTCACCGAGCCGCTCACCGACGGGGAGGGGGACGGGGTGCCGGTCGGGTCGACCGGTCCGGGGCGGGGTGCCGGGTCGGTCAGCGCCGCGTACCCGAAGATCGGGCCGGTGCCCAGCGCCAGGATCGCCGCGACGGCGGTGCCCAGCGTCCGGCGCCGGCGCTGCCGCACGGTCCGGCGGACCGCCGCCGGCCCCGGCGGCTCGACCTCGGCCAGCACCTCGGTGCGGTACCGGGCGAAACGCTCGGCGAGGGCGACTGCGTCGTGCTCAGACATCCGGTGCCTCCTCGGTGTCCCGCAGGGACGCGGCGAGCGCGGCCCGCCCCCGGTGCAGCCAGGACTTGACGGTTCCCTCCGCGACGCGTTCCTGCGCGGCGATCTCGGCGACGCTCAGGTCGGCGAGGTAGTGCAGCACCACTGCCCGGCGCTGTCGGGGCGGCAGCAGGGCCAGCGCGGCGTCCAGCGCCACCCGGTCCGGGTTCGGCCCGGCCACGTGCACCTCGCGCTGCCGGTGCAGGAACGCCTGCGCGGTACGCAGCCGCCGCCAGCGGCTGTGCGCGAGGTTCCAGGCGACCCGCCGGATCCAGGCCAGCGGGTCGTCGTAGCCGGCCAGCCGGTCCCACCGGGCGAAGGCCCGGCAGAACGCCTCCTGCACCAGGTCCTGGGCCTGGCCCGGATCCCCGGTGTACGCCCGCAGCTGCACCACCAGGCCGCGGAAGTGCGCGTGGTAGAAGTCGTCGAAGTGCAGCGGTGCTCCGTCGGGCGTCGCCCGGGGCAGGGGGTCGGGTGGTGCCCCGCCGACCCGCGCGTCTTCTGTCACAGTCACTCGTCCTCCCCCGTGGCAGTCCGGAGCGGTGAGCCCCGACACCGGTCACACCGGTCGATGGGCGCGAAGGTTGCAGTGGATTCACCCGCCGTACTGTCGGCTCGCCGTCTGTCCGGTCCGGACGACCCGGCGTGCCGCGGCCCATGGTCCCGGCAACCCACGCCGCCGGCCGGGACGACCCGTCCTGGCGTGTCGGCACGTCGCCAGACGCAGGGGTTCGGCGGTCGGGTTGCCGCCGCGGTGCTGTGGTTGACTGTCCGGTGAAGGACAGGAAGGGGGGCGGTCGTGCAGCTGCCGGGGGTGCTCGGCGAGCCGATCCGGTTCGTGCTGAACTGGGGCCGCCGCTACTCGCTCTGGGTCTTCAACTTCGGCCTGGCCTGCTGCGCCATCGAGTTCATCGCGAGCAGCATGGGCCGGCACGACTTCATGCGGCTCGGCGTCATCCCGTTCGCCCACGGCCCGCGGCAGGCCGACCTGATGGTGGTCTCCGGCACGGTGACCGACAAGATGGCCCCGGCGATCAAGCGGCTCTACGACCAGATGCCCGAGCCGAAGTACGTCATCTCGTTCGGCGCCTGCTCCAACTGCGGCGGCCCGTACTGGGACTCCTACTCGGTGACCAAGGGCGTCGACCAGCTCATCCCGGTGGACGTCTACGTGCCCGGCTGCCCGCCCCGGCCGGAGGCGCTGCTGCACGGCATCCTGCGGCTGCAGGAGAAGATCGCCGCCGAACAGTCCGGCCTCGGCGGGGTGCCCCGGCC
This genomic window contains:
- a CDS encoding RNA polymerase sigma factor; amino-acid sequence: MTVTEDARVGGAPPDPLPRATPDGAPLHFDDFYHAHFRGLVVQLRAYTGDPGQAQDLVQEAFCRAFARWDRLAGYDDPLAWIRRVAWNLAHSRWRRLRTAQAFLHRQREVHVAGPNPDRVALDAALALLPPRQRRAVVLHYLADLSVAEIAAQERVAEGTVKSWLHRGRAALAASLRDTEEAPDV
- a CDS encoding NADH-quinone oxidoreductase subunit B gives rise to the protein MQLPGVLGEPIRFVLNWGRRYSLWVFNFGLACCAIEFIASSMGRHDFMRLGVIPFAHGPRQADLMVVSGTVTDKMAPAIKRLYDQMPEPKYVISFGACSNCGGPYWDSYSVTKGVDQLIPVDVYVPGCPPRPEALLHGILRLQEKIAAEQSGLGGVPRPDVLASPVDAPPRDGAAPRPVESLTAPPVRRPTS